attaaaCTCAGTATGTATATATTTGCAAAGTTTACTCTGAGAGACAGGATTGCAGTATACCCTGTAGCAAAATAAATCTTATCTAATCTCAGGAtggaaaaaagtttgaaaactCCCTTAAAACTTCTCAGAGCACTCATGCAGGATAATTTACGTTTACATCCATATGACCAGTCTATTCcaaatcatatttttgtcaaaatatgattaaataCACAGTTTAGGTCTGAGAGACTGTGGATAAAGgctgaattattttattttgaaaataccTTTAGTATTTTGAAATACCTTTAccttttaaaaatcagcttAATTTTGTAGAACATGAAAAAGAGGCAGTTTCTTGTGATGATGGGAATGAAGTCAAATTGTTTACTTAAAAGGATTAAAATCAGTAGCATAATATATGTTTAATATGGGGCCTCATTCACTAATAACCTTTGTGTACATTGTCTTACATATTCTAAAACAACTCACCAGGTGAtctcactgttgtttttcagtgtgtttttatgttctcTAGTATCAACATATCAGCAGCAGATTACTAATGTTATACACTGGGCTTTATTTAATGTGGACTTGAAACACAACTAAATAtatcctctcctttcacacaTGTAGAGCTGTTGGAACTTTGTGTGAGTCAAAGTCCAGGAAACCCTGCCACTGCACCAGATCCCAGTGCCTCAAACTGTGAGTCGACCATCTTATTATCAGCTCTCTGTATGGCATGATGTTGTCTCAGCATGTCTGTGAGACATCATGGTTaatctttgtgttgtttgcacTTCATTTGTATCCAACACTGTAAAAGATGACTGTGAAATTTGTTAATACAACTGACTTCTCCTGTGAGGGATATTTACTAAAGACTTAAGTTTACCCACTGTCAAATTGCCCATGTCCTTTTTCACTGACTGCATCAATGGTTTGTATCTCTACAAtggaacagaagaagaagaaatttaATATCTGAGGAAAGCAGGTGCATAATTTGTGGCTCTGAAGAAGATGAGAGACtcaacaataaacagtaaacaatCCAAGCAATGAATAAGAAAGGCATACGtagtgaaagagagaaacaaaattAAAGGATCGaagttatttatgttatttaatggagtttaatatgtttttgtgtgtgattgtctcTTTCAGCTACTGTGAGTGTTTTGCCAATGGAATGATGTGCAGCAACTGTGACTGCTCTAACTGCCACAATAATGCAGAGCATGCACTGAAGCGTCACAAGGCTATTAAGGTTTGCATTGcttttggtaaaaaaaatgtcatgactttacaaatgtatttgttttgtagAAGTTCTTTACAGTAAGTCTATGGcgcaaaaatgtaaatagaatAAATGAAGCAATCATGCTAACGGGCCTGAGCTAAAGATTGTTGAGAATCTTTGTGTGCTGATAGTGACTGATACTGGTTGACTGCTGTGTGAGCCGACTGCTTATCAGTCAGTAACATCTGTCATGCTATTGACTGTTGTTGGCTTCTAAtgtttgagctgcagcagacagtAAGGCACGGTGAGAGAGGGTGACAGCACTGATCATTCTAATTAGGGTTTCAGCCAGGGTGACGGGTGTCACACTATTAGCGGACCTGATTCAGCAGCACTGTTACTGGAAAACATTCATGGGGGGACatgttctctctcacactcatgctgtgtctcagacacacacttttgtttgtgttactgttgaCAACAGTGTATTGACTCACATTAACTTCACAGAGGCTTAAACATTACCACCACATCCACCACAAGAAACACAACCATTATCCTGATCATATTCATCTAACTTTAACAGAAAGGTCTTAAcccaaaaataaatgtttaaactAAAGAGAAAAGTACTTCTTTTTTCCTGTGCACAATGTCTCagacaaaaaaccaaaacatgttAATTTTTCAGTCAGATGAGCATTGTAGCCCAAATTTTCTTCTCCCCAGCATTGTCCTCATCCTCTGAGCACCCATGGTATTCTCAGGCCAGATTGGATACAGTATATAGAGAGCCAAAGTGGTTCTGTTCTAGAAGTCATGTATATTTCATTAGGATGGTAGtttttataaaaataatactgttgtttatttcatatttatttttaatgctttttagCTTCCTTTAACAAGCACCATTTCCCATAAGCCTTAGACAGTCATGGACTGGCTAAACGTCAGAAAGTCGAGGGGTGGCAGTCAGCTCAGACATGTCCGTAAGGATGGAGAGATTTGAACCCTCGACAAGTTTTAAGACAGCAGAGATTACAACTAGAaagttgaaaaatgactttgtaAGAGTCATTAGTCATAGTCTCTGCCTCCATCTTGTTCATGTTACAGTagttatacagtacatactaTACAGCAGACAATTCCCAATGACGACTTGGTTGTTGTCATGTGTTTTGACATCTAAATGCCatgctgttctttttttattactgGAACATTAAAATAGTTCTAAGTTTGTACTTAACATGTATATTGCTGGTTTAGGAATGTTAACAGTTACATGTTGTCATGCTCAGTTCATCTTTCCTGAATCAATACTGTTATTGCCATTATGTAGTCATGTTTAGGTCGCAACCCAGATGCCTTCAGGCCTAAGATTGCTGGTGGGAAGTCAGGAGAGGTTAAAGGTTGGCACAACAAAGGCTGCAACTGTAAACGCTCCAGCTGCCTTAAGAACTACTGCGAGTGCTATGAGgttctcacaaacacacacacacacacacgcgcacacacacacacacacacacacactgatttagtAAAATATTAGAGCGAGCATCTACAAACCAAGTGGCAGCGAAAAGGTCTGAGTCTGAGCATTCAGGTTGTCATCAACCCACCAGTAAAACAAGGCTTTGTCTGCCATTTGAGTTAGTATTTTGTGAATGTTTGCTTGTATTTAATTGGTCAACACAGTGTAATGCACCACACTGCAGCTAAAGTTGAACCACAGTCATCCTTTTTTCCAGACTTTGGAAAAACTGTGGCTGCTGCATATCTTAATGCAGTTCTTTTGACTTGAACATGGCCTCATGTTATACATCTTCTAATGGTTACAACTACTTGAAGCTAAATCTGTATTAAGTGATAAAAAACAACTTACTCTTACTATGTAAAAAATGAGAGATGTTCTCATTAGCCGAGGTCTCACACGTCTCTCAGGCTTCAGTACTTAGTTTGGTTACTTTTTGCCTGGGAGAGTTTGatacataatttaaaatataaattaatatgGAAGGATATTGACAGATTTTCAAACTACTTATTTatcattcttattttcatttctgttttatattctcTGGTAAAGTTACCAGGTGTTTATTCACtacaaacatttttattcattccaatccatttttatacatgcttacatttgtttattttcctccacaGTTTTGTCAGTGAGTTAACCTGTTGTATCCGTGTGCAGGCCAACATCATGTGTACCTCCAGCTGTAAATGTGTTGGCTGTAGAAACTATGATGATGGCTCCAAAATGGGCCCCAAAGAGAAGACAGCCAAGGACAAGTGAGTCATGCACATTATGCTACATCTGTGTGGCTTCACTAACACAGTCAACTTTACAGCTGTAATACTAATGTAAAACTAATCAGTGCACTAAATGATGTGGTAAATGGGCAGCACTTttctgtcatgtcatgtcaaccactcaaagcgcttggcactacagatcacattcatacacatattCATACAGCACTCGCTCCAAGTATATAGAGCactctaacacatgcacacattgaCACAGCAATGGTGGGGgcaatagagtggtgcaggaatgagtcctaaaacccagaaataagtttacactacagatcacattcacacacacattcatacagcacacgttctatacaatgtgctttctagagacagacacacacattcgcacaccgATGCACACACATCGGACccaatttggggttcagtatcttgcccaaggatatttcagcatgcagactggaggagccaggaatcaaaccaccgaccttctgattggtgggcgactgctctacctcctgagccacagccgccccaggGCTAACACAACCTCAAGACACCTGCAAGTTTTATTCTAGGACTTAAAATATATCAGAAAATACCCCGTTTGtgattttaaagcttttatgtGTTTCAAAAAAGATGGTTGCAAGTGGCTAAgtgagactacagaggttgttgaTGTCATAccgatctactcaccagtccacctttacagccttgttgtgcTTATACTCACACTCTAttactaactttctaagaagaaaggcttgTAAAGTTagaagcttagtggtggtgaCATTGATGTCAAGCAACCGTGGTGTAGTTCATTTATAAcccaacattagcattagcaacattaTTTTAACTCTAACGATTGTATTTTGGCTTCCAAAACATCAAGGTTGTGTTCATTTGTAgagattatcttgctgaacgAAACATTTAAGCATCATAAACTTTTCTTGATCACAGGGCTTATTTTCGGCAATGATCCAAAAACCAGTGGGATTGGCCAATTGGCAAAAAATATGTCATCCTTGCACCACTCTATTTAGGGTTCAGTATGTTGCCCAAGAATACTTAGACACACGGACTGGAGGAGGCTGGATTGAACCACTGGCATTctgattagtgggtgacccACGCTACCTACTGAGCCACACCACCCAAATGAAACTGCCAGCACAACAGAagtaatctcaaggcacttttcatatagagcaggtctaaacTGTTCTCTTTATAttacaatatttacaaagagagacccaacaattcctACCATAAGGCCAGCACTAGGTAAGTCCACTAGCACTAGCACTAGCACTAGCTCCAGGTGGTTGAGATGAAGTTGCCGCTGTGCTGATGGCCAGACACTCCTCACTGCCTCACCATCGCACAGAGCCCCCCAGCTCCTCAGGTGGGCACCACTTTGTAAGAAGGCACCCTCACTATGGGGGAGCCCTGATGTAGCAAACTGCGCTC
Above is a window of Lates calcarifer isolate ASB-BC8 linkage group LG10, TLL_Latcal_v3, whole genome shotgun sequence DNA encoding:
- the tesmin gene encoding spexin prohormone 2 isoform X1, giving the protein MTGAAQGKDMTVLGNPSQLPQYHETACPLYEVRGQTANMQPQAPPAQAVGTLCESKSRKPCHCTRSQCLKLYCECFANGMMCSNCDCSNCHNNAEHALKRHKAIKSCLGRNPDAFRPKIAGGKSGEVKGWHNKGCNCKRSSCLKNYCECYEANIMCTSSCKCVGCRNYDDGSKMGPKEKTAKDKWPVSVITPAVVEAVCGCLLAQAEEAEREDQSPAQAEHMVLDEFGHCLTQIVKAMFKHNTY